One Rhizoctonia solani chromosome 1, complete sequence DNA window includes the following coding sequences:
- a CDS encoding 26S proteasome non-ATPase regulatory subunit 14, which translates to MDYERMLASAASRQGGHGAGGGDQPMPDNGEVIHISSLALLKMLKHGRAGVPMEVMGLMLGEFVDDYTVQVIDVFAMPQSGTSVTVESVDHVFQTKMVEMLKQTEVLVVVRYKWAYALGYARPEMVVGWYHSHPGFGCWLSSVDINTQSSFERLNARSVAVVIDPIQSVKGKVVIDAFRLINPHSVVLGQEPRQTTSNIGHINKPSIQSLIHGLNRHYYSIAVDYRKTELEQAMLMNLHKRNWTEGLKLKDFGGLSRENEGAVKSMLKLSEAYTKSVEEESTLTPEQLATRHVGKQDPKRHLEDAVEKAMGTQVVQSLGTMLLAEL; encoded by the exons ATGGATTACGAACGTATGCTCGCGTCTGCTGCGTCCCGACAAGGCGGCCATGGCGCTGGAGGCGGAGACCAACCGATGCCTGACAA CGGCGAAGTCATCCACATTTCGTCCCTTGCACTACTCAAA ATGCTCAAACACGGCCGTGCCGGTGTACCGATGGAAGTCATGGGCCTCATGCTCGGCGAATTCGTAGACGACTATACGGTCCAGGTCATCGACGTCTTTGCCATGCCCCAGAGCGGAACAAGCGTCACCGTCGAATCCGTCGACCACGTATTCCAAACGAAGATGGTCGAAATGTTGAAGCAGACGGAAG TCTTGGTGGTTGTGCGCTACAAGTGGGCTTATGCGTTGGGTTATGCTAGGCCGGAGATGGTTGTAGGATGGTACCACTCTCATCCTGGCTTTGGATGCTGGCTATCCAGCGTGGACATCAACACACAAAGT TCATTCGAACGGCTGAACGCTCGCTCGGTAGCAGTCGTCATCGACCCCATTCAATCAGTCAAGGGCAAAGTCGTCATCGACGCCTTCCGACTCATCAACCCGCACTCGGTCGTCCTGGGCCAAGAACCGCGCCAGACGACGTCCAACATTGGGCACATCAACAAGCCGAGCATCCAGAGTCTCATCCACGGCCTGAACAGACACTATTATTCTATCGCGGTCGATTACCGAAAGACGGAGCTGGAGCAGGCCATGTTGATGAATCTGCACAAGCGTAACTGGACGGAAGGGTTGAAGTTGAAAGATTTCGGAGGGCTGAGTCGGGAGAATGAGGGTGCTGTCAAG TCGATGCTCAAGTTGAGCGAGGCGTATACCAAGTCGGTGGAAGAAGAGTCGACGCTTACTCCCGAACAACTCGCCACACGACATGTTGGGAAGCAGGATCCTAAACGACACTTGGAAGACGCGGTCGAAAAAGCCATGGGCACCCAGGTTGTGCAGAGTCTAGGAACGATGTTGTTGGCAGAGTTGTAG
- a CDS encoding Serine/threonine-protein kinase, translated as MLKLWPSGPSAADGQLTPRASDRKSPNPFEASLTNLNPTPMASTAPRTPTVMHHLLKTQDNNHDTTPLATPSLGLPAAAPTTQLSLNPPEFKLKSAPPLRRNHSHTPSIKEKDAQAAGASSRGQLHVKLIAARGLNVSSARARPYVVVQFEQSEFVSRDPIAESDAPVRGVPAVLSRVNSAVNVTAAAAAAAAAGSGLARVLAANTSASSVASGSSNGLGTMSTHNPVWKHEVAFDVTQENTTITFTVYDRQEEDEAFLGMLEMKPVLKHEHTVDQWIKLRPRESEPVTGEIRVQITYEQFQTRRALTPRDFEFLKLIGRGTFGRVFQVRKKDTKRIYAMKVLSKKEIVAKKEVAHTIGERKILQRSLESPFLVGLKFSFQTDTELYLVTDFKSGGELFWHLQRETRFSEERARFYIAELVLALEHLHKYDIVYRDLKPENILLDATGHVALCDFGLSKPDLPSGQLTNTSAEPPSISPQKSSSTTTVIPNSSISGVWASSCSRCAAAGIRFPRGVIGEDGKQFVKGLLNRNPKHRLGAHRDAEELKEHPFFKNIDWVALAQKQVPPPFKPSVESDESTACFDPEFTSADLKETGVDALMDEDDPSDQWVASVVLIMADRVSMGRTGVKGMEITNKDAANKKAQRERGSPLTKSIQENFRGFTYSGESVVAAAAGVLGKDFDEDVEEEDEEKTETMLGRIANGRTRVLQDGIAGRSGRKRERMDSAAALFRIVRPKSASLAGAFLTNYRSARNFSSYYSLATPNRVMSDRHNGDYPGQVFFGVHKGKRQCIEPTYQSLMKNVQGYPDAVYKAFMNKAHADEFSKTGKVPRGAVPVQPGASSSSSSSSSSLSRTLSLSAPLAGPSSSLRSDSLKPNVVSMSASASAQSGPSTSLVSGGSAGSSRQPTATKSNGGKFASLIVVRLRLLVAINPHPSIPLEMRAHQLPPTGQNRSWTDGSCLSNGRENAAAAYAVYFGPDDPRNEAARAPGKQTNNVGEIYGVIRALEIVDEGAKHLVIYTDSKYTIESLGWLPGWKKRGGMNSSNKPAMNYSMIKYMDALMARRGDRVELVHVRGHQNDAGNNAADLMARAAATNPHVPPAKDWELECINLQKKPLVSVTGSPKITAVDSPLVKIEAQDDDSDYGYSDIELDGAEIDGVDSPLNQYLSDDTRATSFSNEEKPVTGKKRARDEPVQEVPDSDTERKTARKKAKEQPVKCPSCRHNFTVTLRK; from the exons ATGCTGAAGCTCTGGCCGTCTGGACCATCGGCTGCTGACGGGCAGCTCACGCCCCGGGCAAGCGATCGCAAGAGCCCGAATCCATTCGAGGCCTCGCTCACCAACCTGAACCCGACCCCGATGGCGAGCACAGCCCCGCGCACGCCGACCGTAATGCACCATCTGCTCAAGACCCAGGACAACAACCACGATACCACCCCATTGGCCACACCCTCTCTGGGACTCCCAGCCGCGGCACCGACTACACAGCTATCGCTCAATCCGCCGGAATTCAAGCTGAAATCCGCACCTCCACTGCGCCGGAACCACTCGCATACGCCGTCGATCAAGGAAAAGGACGCCCAGGCCGCGGGTGCATCCTCCAGGGGACAGCTCCATGTCAAGCTCATTGCCGCCCGGGGGCTCAACGTATCCTCTGCGCGCGCACGGCCCTATGTCGTTGTGCAGTTCGAACAGAGCGAGTTTGTCAGCCGTGATCCTATCGCCGAGTCCGATGCCCCCGTCCGCGGTGTCCCAGCTGTCCTTTCCCGCGTCAACTCGGCCGTCAATGTcaccgctgctgctgctgccgccgccgccgcaGGGAGCGGACTGGCCCGTGTACTCGCTGCCAACACATCCGCATCTTCCGTCGCCTCCGGATCTTCAAACGGTCTTGGCACCATGTCCACACACAACCCCGTATGGAAGCACGAGGTCGCGTT CGACGTCACTCAGGAAAATACAACAATAACCTTTACAGTCTATGACAGACAAGAAGAAGACGAAGCCTTTCTCGGCATGCTCGAGATGAAGCCGGTCCTCAAACACGAGCACACGGTTGATCAGTGGATCAA GCTACGACCCAGAGAATCGGAACCCGTAACAGGCGAGATACGAGTCCAGATTACATATGAGCAGTTCCAG ACTCGACGCGCCCTCACCCCGCGCGATTTCGAGTTTTTGAAGCTCATCGGTCGCGGTACATTCGGCCGTGTCTTCCAAGTCAGGAAAAAAGATACCAAACGCATCTATGCCATGAAAGTCCTTTCCAAAAAGGAAATTGTCGCCAAGAAAGAGGTCGCACACACCATTGGTGAACGCAAGATCCTCCAGCGCTCGCTCGAATCGCCCTTCCTCGTCGGCCTCAAGTTCTCCTTTCAGACCGATACCGAGCTCTACCTCGTCACTGATTTCAAATCGGGAGGCGAGCTATTTTGGCATCTCCAGCGTGAGACGCGCTTCTCTGAAGAGCGCGCACGATTTTACATTGCTGAGCTTGTCCTGGCGCTGGAGCATCTGCACAAGTACGATATCGTCTACCGGGACCTAAAGCCCGAGAACATCCTTCTCGATGCAACGGGCCATGTCGCCCTGTGCGATTTCGGCCTGTCCAAACCGGATCTCCCGAGCGGCCAGCTCACCAACACTTCTGCGGAACCACCGAGTATCTCGCCCCAGAAGTCCTCCTCGACGACCACGGTTATTCCAAACTCGTCGATTTCTGGAGTCTGGGCGTCCTCTTGTTCGAGATGTGCTGCGGCTGGA ATTAGGTTCCCGAGGGGTGTAATCGGTGAGGACGGGAAACAATTTGTTAAAGGG CTACTCAACCGAAACCCGAAGCACCGTCTGGGTGCACACCGCGATGCGGAAGAACTCAAAGAGCACCCATTCTTCAAAAATATCGACTGGGTCGCGCTCGCTCAGAAACAAGTCCCCCCGCCGTTCAAGCCGTCTGTCGAGTCGGATGAATCAACGGCCTGCTTTGATCCCGAGTTTACGAGTGCGGATTTGAAAGAGACCGGAGTCGACGCGTTGATGGATGAAGATGACCCGTCGGACCAGTGGGTCGCTTCCGTGGTGCTCATAATGGCCGACCGAGTTTCAATGGGCCGAACGGGGGTCAAGGGGATGGAAATCACGAACAAGGACGCTGCGAATAAAAAGGCCCAGCGAGAGAGGGGTAGCCCGTTGACCAAGTCGATCCAGGAGAACTTTAGAGGGTTTACATATTCCGGCGAAAGCGTGGTTGCTGCCGCCGCCGGAGTCCTGGGGAAAGACTTTGACGAGGACGTagaagaagaggacgaggagaAGACGGAGACGATGCTGGGACGGATAGCGAATGGGAGGACGAGAGTCCTGCAGGACGGTATAGCGGGGCGAAGCGGACGAAAAAGGGAGAGGATGGATT CTGCGGCGGCTTTATTTCGAATCGTCAGGCCAAAGAGTGCAAGCCTGGCGGGAGCATTCTTGACAAACTACCGCAGTGCCCGGAACTTTTCCAGCTACTATAGCCTTGCCACCCCGAACCGTGTCATGTCCGATCGGCATAACGGGGACTATCCCGGACAAGTCTTTTTCGGAGTCCACAAGGGGAAACGACAGTGTATCGAGCCGACATA TCAGAGCCTTATGAAAAACGTCCAAGGTTATCCGGATGCGGTCTACAAGGCGTTTATGAACAAGGCTCACGCGGATGAGTTTTCCAAGACGGGAAAGGTACCTCGCGGAGCTGTGCCCGTTCAGCCGGGCGcgtcgtcttcgtcttcatcctcgtcctcgtcgttGTCGAGAACGTTGTCGTTGAGCGCCCCGCTTGCTGGACCGAGCTCGAGTCTGAGATCTGATAGTCTCAAGCCCAATGTGGTTTCGATGAGTGCGAGTGCGAGTGCGCAGAGTGGACCGAGCACGAGTCTTGTGTCGGGTGGGAGCGCTGGGTCGAGTAGACAG CCAACAGCTACCAAATCAAACGGAGGCAAGTTTGCGTCTCTTATCGTGGTACGCCTACGCCTGTTGGTAGCAATAAATCCACATCCATCAATACCGCTCGAAATGCGAGCACATCAGCTTCCTCCAACAGGGCAAAATCGAAGTTGGACCGACGGTTCGTGTTTGAGCAATGGTAGGGAGAACGCGGCTGCTGCATATGCTGTGTACTTTGGACCGGATGACCCAAG AAACGAGGCCGCTCGTGCACCTGGAAAGCAGACGAACAATGTTGGCGAGATCTAT GGAGTGATTCGAGCACTTGAGATTGTCGATGAGGGTGCGAAGCATTTGGTCATTTACACTGACTCCAAGTACACTATTGAGA GCCTTGGGTGGCTTCCTGGTTGGAAAAAGAGAGGCGGGATGAACTCGAGTAATAAGCCGGCCATGAACTATTCGATGATCAAGTACATGGACGCCCTCATGGCTCGGCGCGGAG ACCGGGTGGAGCTCGTTCACGTCCGCGGGCACCAAAATGACGCTGGCAATAATGCGGCCGACTTGATGGCGCGAGCTGCTGCCACTAACCCTCACGTCCCACCTGCCAAGGACTGGGAACTCGAGTGCATCAATCTACAGAAGAAACCCTTGGTGTCCGTCACTGGTAGTCCCAAGATTACGGCA GTCGACTCGCCTCTAGTCAAAATCGAGGCTCAGGACGATGATAGTGACTACGGCTACAGCGATATCGAGCTGGATGGCGCTGAAATTGACGGTGTAGACTCGCCTTTGAATCAGTACCTATCCGACGACACCCGCGCAACTTCCTTCTCCAACGAAGAGAAACCGGTCACTGGGAAAAAGCGAGCCCGCGATGAGCCTGTTCAGGAAGTACCGGATAGCGACACTGAGCGCAAAACAGCGAGGAAAAAAGCCAAGGAACAACCCGTGAAATGCCCAAGCTGCAGGCACAACTTTACTGTCACTCTTCGAAAATAA
- a CDS encoding vacuolar protein sorting-associated protein, Vps52/Sac2 family protein: MNLLDSLEGFLSKFQSDLSAVSGQITDLQSRSRDFDMRLKSRQKIERPLSQLLQELCVPPDLATTILDTNVSESWIPAIAALEEKLIALEARSRVRASKDCQRLRKPCASLPLGKYEATSWDYFNPSEQALEFQHAYIAAARLYYETGFRRYARSLGYLRARTVEKSTLIGTLPSDGSPDPPPATDRLQYANLEGPGVTLAYMADDAKNKEPPEAAFRSLLLVLLDNATAEYAFLSSFFRQEPNPPRKPSTRRVSGIIFEDPEEQSESGGDSIPISRTASFSIPGIVTLQDEKRKCGQGGACIYRRVVEADYGARVGILPGWKQRVFIKAALEPAPPLIPLLTMIRLNENVYLEAERRGCGPLETFLLGQRLAMWPLFQKDMGVQVDSLKKLAENAVGGYLSRSGIKDSAVQVIINRYASLFIACVRLSSEGDETMLFSNVLRLRQELAKLIINQSKKIKDSAQSSTYLSTTYELLLSRLSVAGNVVHPRAQSEASHWRELEEEARRRIGATRR, translated from the exons ATGAACTTGCTAGACTCTCTTGAGGGCTTTTTGTCCAAGTTTCAGAGTGATCTTTCAGCTGTGTCTGGTCAAATAACAGACCTACAATCTCGAAGTCGCGATTTTGATATGAGGTTGAAGAGCCGACAG AAAATCGAGAGACCTCTGTCCCAGCTGTTGCAGGAACTATGTGTCCCGCCCGACTTGGCCACCACGATCCTCGATACGAATGTATCAGAATCGTGGATACCAGCAATCGCGGCTTTAGAGGAGAAGCTAATTGCTTTGGAAGCTAGGTCGAGAGTGCGAGCGTCAAAGGATTGTCAGAGGCTGCGGAAGCCTTGCGCATCGCT GCCTCTGGGAAAATACGAGGCTACTTCTTGGGATTACTTCAACCCATCCGAACAAGCATTA GAGTTTCAGCATGCCTATATCGCAGCCGCAAGACTGTACTACGAGACTGGATTTCGAAGATACGCGCGTAGCTTGGGATACTTGAGG GCTCGAACAGTGGAAAAGTCCACTCTGATTGGCACTTTACCGAGCGACGGTTCGCCTGATCCACCACCAGCAACTGATCGCCTACAATATGCCAACCTAGAAGGTCCAGGAGTAACACTCGCATACATGGCGGACGATGCAAAGAAC AAAGAGCCACCAGAGGCCGCTTTTCGGTCGCTCCTTCTCGTACTATTGGACAATGCTACCGCAGAATACGCTTTCTTATCTAGCTTTTTCCGCCAAGAGCCCAACCCTCCAAGAAAACCTAGCACGAGGCGGGTGTCGGGAATCATATTCGAAGACCCAGAGGAACAATCTGAGAGTGGCGGAGACTCCATCCCTATCAGCCGTACAGCGAGCTTTAGCATTCCTGGGATAGTGACGCTGCAAGACGAAAAGCGAAAGTgcggccaaggaggagcgtGCATATATAGACGGGTTGTGGAAGCAGATTATGGAGCCCGCGTTGGAATACTGCCAGGTTGGAAACAGCGT GTATTCATCAAAGCAGCACTAGAACCGGCACCTCCCCTCATCCCACTCTTAACGATGATTAGACTCAACGAGAACGTATACCTTGAAGCCGAAAGGCGCGGTTGCGGCCCGCTCGAGACGTTCCTCCTTGGACAACGCCTTGCCATGTGGCCGTTGTTCCAAAAAGATATGGGGGTCCAGGTGGACAGCCTGAAAAAACTTGCAGAAAACGCGGTTGGTGGATATTTAAGCCGAAGCGGGATAAAAGATTCGGCGGTACAGGTC ATCATAAATCGCTACGCCAGTTTATTCATCGCATGCGTGAGGCTGTCGTCAGAGGGCGATGAGACGATGCTGTTTTCCAA TGTGTTGCGACTTCGACAAGAATTGGCTAAACTCATCATCAACCAATCTAAAAAAATAAAAGATTCAGCCCAAAGTTCGACATATCTTTCCACCACATACGAGCTCCTTTTATCTCGTTTGAGTGTG GCTGGCAATGTTGTGCACCCGCGAGCGCAAAGCGAAGCCTCGCACTGGCGTGAgctggaggaagaagcaCGCAGGAGAATCGGTGCGACAAGAAGATGA
- a CDS encoding cellular morphogenesis-like protein: protein MMYRPLGATVAALLLLCRAVEAASLPEAEVANATVLAGAGDPMRVITLTAPDNSIVANFLSTGATLKNLWVKDRRGKFRDIVLGYDKKSLYASDPSHPFFGGIVGRYANRIKNGTFSIPITKNATGPDVYTIPTNENGGLDTLHGGLVGYDRRNWGPMNLSKSSVTYHLIDPDGTQGFPGTVQALVTYTLMKQAKWKIEMFANSTKKTPILLSSHEPGSVPRDQSLADHELQIEASRVIATDGILVPTGELTNVTGTYFDFRNETRLGDVIDKAVGYCGTGCTGLDNAWIYDRSAEKTPAFSLYSPNSGIKMSVTTDQPALQVYTCNGIANNGDGKNVTIPRKKAHGGPKKYYPNHSCAVIEQLVLACYPSNPLAAAPEFKPNAQELSKLSYYATNRAGKLTKLADVFEKRATDEARRAGFLAHHPRHTQTAGHDCKRDLTLLSTALIASVKASLVALPDDLEVAARAASVFTAWTAYTDGTLIGVDNAFTNNYLATLSMFAKLCQSNGINGDSENRNRTRIVGLGAISGAVTSAALFHSLSEFQHQVDAIVPPILFNIHSHELERLNEECEIIDAPNGPSSPFLTEFQPQRPLANRKAASIHAHIDGEKGPSKSDVLDLSLRDLKALFSPSNPAQLGHVMQAIFHHVDNAQLWPNVEWCCWLVDRVTDWAQFPYRFVIPTRLIELLVSVRDEAVPTAQHTTLVATITTVLSSPKHIINLSTGEVAANLIQVVLRRAAIDPMDGLLPALVTCTAALGTHIYYSDQIQDLSEEIINRIAIRCLVACLVGLIKATELNKGRITSHAHKEEVAPTEKGKWRASVDGAASDAEKLAVITSSGRRNPISPESGRKRIMPVPWRRTFVPSCRPSHTALKTSGRQSQFTDATYRFLNALHASAYTLAISAALGLSTDPLAGASQASSSQALAPTPINIVPATPVGTPKHEIPPPVISEEGSKRTPSTSSGYRPPSPSDYAHLINVLCAMHERLPVRGLFAGVPMLLALDQAASSIGDNDGNNARGRKQAAREVIAQAWITIGKMWECPEVVNAAEAALTTLSMSSYIPDLPPPHEDLLHPPELAVEWPELELPNFGESSNSNKLFVDPEIVLHALAANERVQNLSGLHQEEILRRLGAEWTVELALKNSVESTQEIIRADATSPWIKISPALMHIDNHSLASVSRTSRDVVSLSYVKRWVKVPPTPRLELR from the exons ATGATGTACCGACCACTGGGTGCCACTGTTGCTGCACTACTTTTACTGTGCCGTGCTGTTGAAGCTGCATCTTTGCCGGAGGCTGAGGTTGCCAATGCCACAGTACTTGCGGGAGCTGGGGACCCAATGCGAGTTATCACCCTTACTGCGCCGGACAACTCGATCGTAGCGAATTTCTTGTCGACTGGCGCCACGCTCAAAAATCTCTGGGTGAAAGACAGACGCGGGAAATTTAGAGATATAGTACTCGGCTACGACAAGAAGAGTTTGTACGCTTCAGATCCATCTCATCCCTTTTTTGGAGGTATCGTTGGTCGGTATGCGAATCGGATTAAGAATG GTACATTCTCTATTCCTATCACGAAGAATGCTACTGGACCAGATGTTTATACGATACCTACCAATGAGAACGGAG GGCTAGATACGCTTCATGGCGGGCTCGTAGGGTACGATCGACGCAATTGGGGCCCAATGAATCTCTCAAAGTCTTCAGTTACATACCATCTTATTGACCCGGATGGCACACAAGGATTCCCTGGAACAGTCCAGGCTCTG GTGACTTATACATTGATGAAGCAGGCGAAATGGAAGATTGAAATGTTCGCCAACTCGACAAAGAAGACTCCGATTTTACTTTCTTCCCAT GAACCTGGAAGCGTACCAAGAGACCAGTCCTTGGCGGATCACGAGCTCCAAATTGAAGCCAGCCGTGTCATAGCTACGGACGGCATTCTCGTTCCTACAGGAGAATTGACAAACGTCACCGGCACTTACTTTGACTTCCGAAACGAAACAAGGTTAGGAGATGTCATTGATAAAGCAGTGGGTTACTGCGGAACAG GTTGCACTGGCTTGGATAATGCATGGATATACGACCGTTCAGCTGAGAAGACACCCGCATTTTCGCTGTACAGCCCTAACTCTGGCATCAA GATGTCCGTCACAACCGACCAGCCAGCGCTTCAAGTATACACATGTAACGGGATAGCTAATAATGGGGATGGAAAGAATGTGACCATACCTCGCAAGAAGGCACACGGGGGTCCGAAGAAATACTACCCAAACCATTCTTGTGCTGTGATTGAGCAG CTCGTGCTTGCGTGCTATCCATCGAACCCACTCGCCGCTGCTCCAGAGTTCAAACCAAATGCACAGGAACTCTCCAAGCTATCATACTACGCCACCAACCGTGCTGGGAAGCTGACCAAATTGGCTGATGTATTTGAGAAAAGAGCCACTGATGAAGCCCGACGTGCCGGG TTCCTTGCTCATCACCCTCGCCATACTCAAACAGCTGGCCACGATTGCAAACGCGATCTCACCTTGTTGTCAACCGCTCTCATAGCCTCCGTCAAGGCCTCCCTCGTTGCCCTGCCCGATGATCTCGAAGTCGCCGCTCGTGCCGCCAGCGTT TTCACAGCATGGACGGCCTATACCGATGGAACTCTCATTGGTGTTGATAACGCTTTCACAAACAATTACCTGGCCACGCTGTCTATGTTTGCGAAACTCTGCCAATCAAACGGTATCAACGGGGACTCGGAGAACCGCAACAG GACGCGAATCGTCGGCCTCGGCGCTATATCTGGGGCAGTCACGTCTGCAGCCTTGTTCCATTCTCTCTCAGAATTCCAACACCAGGTTGATGCTATCGTTCCGCCCATTCTCTTCAACATTCACTCTCATGAGTTGGAGAGACTCAACGAGGA ATGCGAGATCATTGATGCTCCGAACGGTCCATCTTCGCCCTTTTTGACCGAGTTCCAACCTCAGCGACCGCTAGCCAACCGCAAGGCAGCGTCAATTCACGCCCACATTGATGGAGAAAAAGGACCTTCCAAATCCGACGTGCTGGACTTGTCCTTGAGGGACCTCAAGGCGCTATTTTCCCCTTCTAATCCTGCCCAGCTTGGTCACGTCATGCAGGCAATTTTCCATCATGTTGACAATGCACAGCTTTGGCCGAATGTTGAGTGGTGCTGTTGGCTTGTGGACAGGGTCACCGACTGGGCCCAGTTTCCATATCGCTTTGTTATTCCCACTCGGTTAATCGAGCTCCTTGTCAGCGTCCGCGACGAGGCTGTCCCAACGGCTCAACATACGACCCTAGTAGCCACGATTACAACCGTTCTCTCTTCCCCCAAGCACATCATCAACCTTTCCACCGGAGAAGTAGCCGCGAACTTGATTCAAGTTGTTCTACGACGCGCAGCAATTGACCCTATGGATGGCTTACTTCCTGCTTTGGTCACTTGCACTGCTGCGCTGGGAACGCATATATATTACTCGGACCAGATCCAGGACTTGTCGGAGGAAATCATCAATCGTATC GCTATTCGATGCTTGGTGGCCTGTCTTGTTGGCCTAATCAAGGCCACTGAGCTCAACAAGGGTCGTATTACCAGCCATGCTCACAAGGAAGAAGTTGCACCCACTGAGAAGGGCAAATGGCGAGCGTCTGTTGATGGAGCTGCTTCGGATGCAGAAAAACTGGCTGTTATCACTTCTTCGGGCCGGCGTAATCCCATTAGCCCCGAGTCTGGCAGGAAA CGGATTATGCCCGTACCTTGGAGGCGTACATTCGTACCGAGTTGCCGCCCGAGCCATACGGCGCTCAAGACG AGTGGGCGCCAATCTCAATTCACGGATGCTACCTACCGATTCCTGAACGCATTACACGCATCGGCCTACACGTTGGCAATTTCGGCCGCACTTGGGCTCTCGACCGACCCGTTGGCCGGTGCCTCTCAGGCTTCATCATCGCAGGCGTTAGCGCCTACTCCCATCAACATCGTCCCTGCTACCCCCGTGGGGACTCCAAAGCACGAGATCCCACCACCTGTGATATCTGAGGAGGGCAGCAAACGAACACCTA GTACATCCTCCGGGTACAGGCCACCGTCTCCCTCGGATTATGCCCATCTTATTAATGTGCTCTGCGCGATGCATGAACGCCTGCCAGTACGGGGTCTGTTTGCTGGTGTACCCATGTTGTTGGCTCTCGATCAGGCGGCATCCTCCATTGGTGACAATGATGGCAACAACGCCAGAGGCAGGAAACAAGCCGCCAGGGAGGTTATTGCTCAAGCTTGGATTACTATTGGGAAGATGTGGGAATGCCCGGAAGTTGTGAACGCGGCTGAAGCT GCACTGACAACCTTGTCGATGTCATCGTACATCCCTGACCTACCTCCACCTCACGAGGATCTCCTTCACCCACCAGAGTTGGCAGTCGAATGGCCAGAGTTGGAGCTACCAAACTTTGGCGAATCATCAAACTCGAACAAACTGTTTGTTGATCCGGAGATTGTGCTTCATGCCTTGGCTGCCAACGAGCGGGTTCAGAATCTCAGCGGACTTCAccaagaagaaatccttCGTCGTCTTGGGGCAGAATGGACCGTGGAACTTGCACTCAAAAACA GTGTCGAGTCTACCCAAGAGATTATCCGTGCCGATGCTACTTCACCATGGATCAAGATATCTCCAGCTTTGATGCACATTGATAACCATTCGCTAGCGAGCGTGTCCCGCACCTCTCGTGATGTGGTGTCTCTGAGCTACGTCAAGCGCTGGGTCAAGGTGCCTCCAACTCCGCGTTTGGAACTTCGGTGA
- a CDS encoding altered inheritance of mitochondria protein 32, with product MIKHAIQSTMFSALSLVRSPPQVEELGSKLDSAGVPYTLDPCRTCADPCDLGHEEWPNRFDVDLSSDMLGSVKPYGRQVVISTGKSDWVREVTEESDSLAEHLNNVHGKLVSSSTARPSKSEGAPAGVFTASDSTRLSVLNGSHREVGCAPKTHTVLVFPDYKLVKDVPATTEGASELWKAVLDPAVGIEGKPSGAGMKSWILPYSAVILLCSHKRRDNRCHIAAPVLEDAFTTSLSNQGWDVHTQIDDPAEHGQPALEDLPEPRAENAKQRLQALRKPESDFSQRVLILRNSHMGGHKFAGNVIIYFPSGNGVWYGRVSPHEVQAVVESTILGGKCYPHCCEEARSNETDIC from the exons ATGATCAAACACGCGATCCAAAGCACCATGTTCAGCGCACTGAGCCTTGTCCGTTCACCCCCGCAGGTCGAGGAGCTCGGCTCCAAACTTGACTCGGCCGGTGTCCCATACACTCTGGACCCATGCCGAACGTGCGCGGATCCTTGTGACCTCGGACATGAAGAATGGCCAAACCGGTTCGACGTGGACTTGTCTTCAGACATGCTTGGTTCAGTCAAACCTTATGGTAGACAG GTCGTCATTTCAACCGGAAAATCCGATTGGGTGCGCGAGGTGACAGAGGAATCCGACTCTCTTGCGGAACACCTCAACAACGTTCACGGTAAACTGGTATCTTCATCGACCGCCCGTCCTTCAAAATCGGAAGGCGCTCCGGCTGGAGTATTCACCGCTTCCGACTCGACGCGGCTGTCTGTGCTTAATGGATCCCACCGCGAAGTTGGGTGCGCCCCTAAAACGCATACAGTGCTTGTGTTCCCGGATTATAAACTTGTCAAGGACGTACCAGCGACGACCGAGGGCGCAAGTGAGCTGTGGAAGGCTGTTCTTGACCCTGCTGTAGGGATAGAAGGAAAACCGAGTGGCGCGGGTATGAAGTCCTGGATCTTGCCCTACTCTGCTGTCATTTTACTTT GCTCCCACAAACGACGAGACAACAGATGCCATATCGCTGCTCCCGTCTTGGAAGATG CCTTTACGACAAGTCTGTCCAACCAAGGCTGGGATGTTCATACACAAATTGACGACCCGGCCGAGCACGGACAACCAGCACTGGAAGACCTACCAGAGCCTCGTGCGGAGAATGCGAAACAACGATTGCAGGCATTACGAAAACCTGAAAGTGACTTTTCTCAGCGCGTTTTAATATTAAGAAACTCGCATATGGGGG GTCATAAATTTGCGGGAAACGTGATTATTTACTTCCCTTCAGGAAACGGTGTTTGGTACGGTCGCGTCTCGCCGCATGAAGTACAAGCTGTAGTCGAGTCTACGATTCTTGGAGGAAAGTGCTACCCGCACTGCTGCGAGGAGGCACGTTCAAACGAGACGGACATTTGTTGA